GGAGTTCGAACAGCAGAAAGGGGGCGCCGGGCGCGAGGCGGCGGGCGATGTTGCGCAGGAGCGTCTGCTTCGCGCCGTCGTCCGGGAGAAAGTGCATGACGTTGAAGCAGGTCGCGGCGTCGAAGCCGTCCTCGTCGAGGTCGGCGACGTGTCCATGGACGAGTCGGACGCCGTCTCCCACGCCGGCCTCCCGCGTCCGGTGCCTGGCGATGTCGATCATCTGGCCCGATGGGTCGACGCCAGTCAGCCGCCAGCCGGGTCGCGCCGTCTTGAAGGTGACCAACTCGATGCCGGTTCCGGCCCCGACGACCAGCACCCGCGGACTCGGACCCACGCGTCCCCCGAGGAGGGCAAGCGCCTGTCGGAACGAGCTCAGGTAGCCGGGTATTACCGTGCGGGCGATGTACTCGTAGTCGCCGCCGTACGCGCCGTCGAAGTCGAATGGGGCCTCGTTTCCGAGTGTACTCATGGGCACAAGAAACCCCCCGCCCGGGATTCGTTCAAGTGTTACGACGCGACCGGGCAGGTGTGACGTCGCGGCCACCCGGGGCGTGAACCCGACACGAGGTCGCGACTCGTAGAGAGTAGGGTCGCGGCTCGCATGGCAAGGGTCGCGGACGTGTTGAGATTCAGATTGCCGAAAGGCACGATGGTATAGATGAAAACGAAGAGATTGGCCGCCCGCGTGCTGTTCGCGGCGTTGGCCGCGTTGCCCGTCCTCGCCGGTTGCGGCGCAGCCGGAGCGGGGAGCGACCGGGCCGAATCCGGCCGGCCGGTCGCCGCAGCGGCGCACATCGGGCCGGAACAGAAGATCCGCGGCGTCTCCTTCTCCGCCCCGCGGCGCGAGATGGCGCCGGATGCGCTCGTCCGCGCTTCGCTGACGGGGGCAAACTGGGTCGCCGTCGTCCCCTACGCCTTCGTGGATCCCGCCCAGCCGCGCGTCGCGTTCGACCGCGAACGCCAGTTCTGGGGGGAGAGGACGGAGGGGATCGCGAAGACCATCGAGTACGCAAGGGAGAGCCGGCTCTCCGTCCTCCTCAAGCCGCACCTCTGGGTGCGCGGACAGGGCTGGCCGGGCGAGTTCGAGCCCGACACGGAGGAGGACTGGGAGATGTTCCTCTCGGGATACCGGGAGTACATCCTCCGGTTCGCGCACGTCGCCGACTCGATGGACGTGGAGATGTTCAGCGTGGGGACGGAGGTCGATCTCGTGGCGCTCGCGCGGCCCGACTACTGGCGGTCGCTCATCGAGGAGGTGCGGGCGATCTACGGCGGCCGCCTCACCTATGCGGCGAACTGGGACAAGTACGCGCGGATCGAGTTCTGGGACGCGCTCGACCTCGTGGGCGTGGACGCCTACTTCCCGCTCGCCGACGACGCCACGCCGGACGTGGAGATGCTCGTCGAGGCGTGGGAGCCGTGGAGCGAGGAGCTGCGCGAGGTCGCCGTCGCCACGGGCAAGCCGATCCTCTTCGCCGAGTACGGGTATCGCAGCGTCGACGGCGCGGCGGGCCGCCAGTGGGAGCTGCCGGAGGGACGCCGCGCGCGGGGCGTGCCGGCGAACTACGAGGCGCAGTCCGGGGCGTACGAAGCGCTCTTCCGCGTGTGGTGGGACCGTCCCTGGTTCGCCGGCGGCTTCGCGTGGAAGTGGTACGCGGGATCGCCGGCGGGGGAGTGGATCGCGACCGACTACTCGCCGCAGGGAAAGCCGGCGGAGACGGTCATGGCCACGTGGTACGGAGGCGATGCGAGCCCCGGCACGCCGCCGGTGCTCACGCTTCCGGATCCCGCTGGAGATCGCGCTGCGGATCGCGCGTCGGGTCCGGCTCCGGGTCCGGCTCCGGAGTGAACTCCAGTTCGGTCTGCAGGACGCCCTGGAAGGTGATCCGGTGGTGCGGGGTCGGACCGTGCCGCCGGATCGCTTCCATGTGCGCGCGGGTCCGGTACCCCTTGTTGGACGCCCAGCCGTAGAGCGGGTATCGCGCGTCGAGGCGCCGCATGAGGCGGTCGCGCGTGACCTTCGCGAGGATCGAGGCGCAGGCGATGGAGTGCGAAGCCCGGTCTCCCCCGACGATCGAGCGGTGCTCGCCGAGTTCCGGGACCGGGTTGCCGTCCACGAGCACGAGTTCCGCCGGAAGCGCGAGACGATCGAGCGCGCGGCGCATGGCGACGATGGTCGCGGCCCGGACGTTGAGGCGTTCGATCTCGCGGGTGGAGGCGGCGGCCACGCGCCAGGCAAGACTCTCCGCGCGGATGCGGCGGGCGAGTGCCTCGCGGCGGGAGGGAGAGACCTGCTTGCTGTCCGTACACCCCTCGAACCGCTGTCCCGGGTGGAGCGCCACGGCGCCCACCATCACGGGACCCGCCACCGGACCCATCCCGGCCTCGTCGATCCCGACCACGACGCGGAGGCCGGAAGCCCAGCCCTCCTCCTCGTAGTCGAGCGGCGCCGTGGCCGGCGCTTTCGGAGACGCCTCTGGAGCGGGCGTCGCCGGTGTCAGCCTTCCTGCTTCTTGTCGAGCCACCACTTTCGTTCTGGCACCCGGGCCCGCTTGCCGCGGCGGTTGCGCAGATAGTAGAGCTTGGCCCGCCGGACATCGCCCCGCCGAACGACTTCGAGCCCCACGATCCACGGGGAGTGGAGGGGGAAGATCCGCTCGACGCCGACGCCGCCGGAGATCCGCCGCAACGTGAATGTCGCGTTGACCCCGGCCCCGCGACGACCGATGCAGACGCCCTCGAACGGCTGTACGCGCTCCTTCTGGCCTTCCTTCACGCGTACGCGAACGCGCACCGTGTCTCCCGGCGCGAAGGCCGGGAGGTCCGTGCGCTTATATCCCTCCTCGATACCGGCGATTCTGGGATCCATCGTTCGTCTATCCTTGTTCGCTGCGTCTCCAAGTGCGTTTCGGGCAGCGTATCCATCTGCGTCACGGGAGGGTAGCGGCGATGTGACGATGGGTACGGCCACAGCCCTACATTATATCAGTCGGCGGCGTCGAGGTCGAGGAGGTCGGGACGGCGGCGTCGTGTCGCCTCATCGGCCCGCGCGGCGCGCCAGCGTTCGATGCGGG
The Candidatus Palauibacter australiensis genome window above contains:
- a CDS encoding class I SAM-dependent methyltransferase, yielding MSTLGNEAPFDFDGAYGGDYEYIARTVIPGYLSSFRQALALLGGRVGPSPRVLVVGAGTGIELVTFKTARPGWRLTGVDPSGQMIDIARHRTREAGVGDGVRLVHGHVADLDEDGFDAATCFNVMHFLPDDGAKQTLLRNIARRLAPGAPFLLFELHGDRNGPRFDELFAAWSRYWEIQGMGEAERAAFRGKIDEGIHWASEARILELLAGAGFEDTWRYYRALLYGGWISRRPR
- a CDS encoding ribonuclease HII, encoding MARQEAGRLTPATPAPEASPKAPATAPLDYEEEGWASGLRVVVGIDEAGMGPVAGPVMVGAVALHPGQRFEGCTDSKQVSPSRREALARRIRAESLAWRVAAASTREIERLNVRAATIVAMRRALDRLALPAELVLVDGNPVPELGEHRSIVGGDRASHSIACASILAKVTRDRLMRRLDARYPLYGWASNKGYRTRAHMEAIRRHGPTPHHRITFQGVLQTELEFTPEPDPEPDPTRDPQRDLQRDPEA
- the rplS gene encoding 50S ribosomal protein L19 encodes the protein MDPRIAGIEEGYKRTDLPAFAPGDTVRVRVRVKEGQKERVQPFEGVCIGRRGAGVNATFTLRRISGGVGVERIFPLHSPWIVGLEVVRRGDVRRAKLYYLRNRRGKRARVPERKWWLDKKQEG